From Lolium perenne isolate Kyuss_39 chromosome 5, Kyuss_2.0, whole genome shotgun sequence, a single genomic window includes:
- the LOC139831547 gene encoding uncharacterized protein, translated as MTGTESANVDPDKVTNAEMHAHFLHLLGGHATDVDGRLGYEDYGGNEDEQVDENMLDDEEVQQPAPGRPRQLNRNARPPPRPVRNDDDHVAKLKLNIPPFEGRYNPDAYLTWELEVEQCFACLRYPDHLRVSAATCEFTDFASIWWSEHCRVHHATIPTTWVGLKLAMRTRFVPPHYQRDLLKKLSRLEQGKNSVEDYYQELQTGMIRCGMVEDNEAMLARFFGGLNKEIQHILDYKEYDTITRLFHLACKAEREVQDRQPPWRKANVSAGRTSSWTTRQSAPQSRGATPAPSTSKYTAPASRAPPAATSPPSAGPPRSSSSMASTGKTRDIQCRKCLGFGHIERECRTKRVMLVREDGEYDSASDFDEDTLALIAARDGANSDSEREMEVTEADTADQYRSLVAQRVLSVQLSKAEHDQRHNLFQTRGVVKERAIRIIIDVGSCNNLASVDMVEKLSLPTRQRTHPYYIQWFESSRNLKVTRTTRVHFTIGTYSDFVDCDVVPMQACSLLLGRPWQFDRESVHNGKTNQYSLMHDGKKIGLKPMTPEQILKDDLARASRVKNEEKLKSENQIVAADFVPHKTNTKSDSNHATEIRLKNPCLLARKSDIAELDVNTTQCYAIICKEVLFSFEDMPPSLPPAVANLLQEFIDVFPQDVPPGLPPIRGIEHQIDLIPGASLPNRAPYRTNPEETKEIQRQIQVLQDKGYIRESLSPCDVPIILVPKKDGSSRLSWMRWTNIGA; from the exons ATGACAGGCACAGAGTCGGCGAACGTTGACCCGGATAAGGTGACGAATGCAGAGATGCATGCTCACTTCctccaccttttgggcgggcatgcaacCGACGTGGATGGGCGCCTCG gatacgAGGACTATGGAGGGAACGAGGATGAGCAAGTAGATGAGAACATGCTGGATGACGAGGAGGTccaacaacctgcacctggtcgtccacgacaactgaaccgcaacgctcgcccacctccacgcccggtacgtaatgatgatgatcatgttgctaaacttaaattgaatattccgccatttgagggtagatataatcctgatgcatatcttacttgggaattggaagtagaacaatGCTTTGCATGTTTACGATATCCTGATCATTTGCGTGTCAGTGCTGCCacttgtgagttcacagattttgcatctatttggtggtctgagcaTTGTAGAGTACACCATGCTACTAtacctactacttgggttggtttaaaacttgctatgcgtactcgttttgttcctccacattatcaacgtgatttgctaaagaaattgtctcgcttagaacaaggaaaaaattctgtagaagactattatcaggaattgcaaactggcatgattcgctgtggtatggtagaggataatgaggctatgcttgcacgtttctttggtggtttgaataaagagattcagcatattttagattataaggagtacgacactattactcgcttgtttcatcttgcttgcaaagctgaacgtgaagtgcaggatcgtcaaccaccatggagaaaagctaatgtttctgcaggtcgtacatcgtcatggACTACGCGACAGTCAGCGCCACAATCTCGTGGGGCTACACCAGCACCttctacctccaagtacaccgcgcctgcatcacgagcaccaccggctgctacttcaccaccatctgctggtcctcctcggagctcatcttcgatggcctccacgggcaagacgcgcgacatacaatgtcgcaaatgcttgggttttggacacatagagagagaatgcagaaccaagcgtgtgatgttggtgcgtgaagatggcgaatatgattctgcaagtgactttgatgaagatacattggcccttattgctgcacgtgatggtgctaattctgattctgagagagagatggaggtaacggaagctgacactgctgatcagtacaggagcttagttgcacaacgtgtgttgagcgtgcaattgagcaaagctgagcatgatcaacgccacaatctgttccaaacaagaggcgttgtcaaagagcgagctatacggatcatcattgatgtagggagctgcaataatctggctagcgttgacatggtggagaagctttctcttcctacaagacagcgcacacatccatattacattcaatggtttgagagctctcggaacctcaaggtaacaagaactacacgtgtgcattttactattggtacatattctgattttgtggattgtgatgttgtacctatgcaagcttgttctttgttacttggtagaccttggcaatttgatagagaatctgttcataatggtaaaactaatcagtattctcttatgcatgatggaaagaaaattggtctcaaacctatgactcctgaacaaatactaaaagatgatcttgctagagctagtagagtaaaaaacgaggagaaacttaagagtgagaatcagattgttgctgcagattttgtgccacataagactaatactaaatctgattcaaaccatgctactgaaattcgtttgaaaaatccttgtttgcttgctagaaaatctgatattgctgaacttgatgtgaacactactcaatgctatgctattatttgcaaagaagttctgttttcatttgaggatatgcctccttctttgccacctgcggttgctaaccttttgcaggagttcattgatgtgtttccacaagatgtaccacctggactaccacctatccgtgggatagaacaccagattgacttgattccaggtgcttcgctgcccaaccgtgcgccatatcgtaccaatcctgaagagaccaaagagattcagcgacaaattcaggttctccaagataaaggttacattcgtgagtctcttagcccatgtgatgttcctattatcttggtacctaagaaggatggttcttcacgcctgt catggatgagatgGACaaacattggagcatga